One Coccinella septempunctata chromosome X, icCocSept1.1, whole genome shotgun sequence genomic window carries:
- the LOC123322034 gene encoding uncharacterized protein LOC123322034: protein MTEKFDLRTASSLLPAITNEEESVLQLIDAIELYTDMLDDQGKKSLINYVLKIKLTANAKLRLRKEYQKVEDLVIDMKKTLITKKSPTALSTQLHNLKQENKTIEDFAKLVEQLSLDLTIAQADNAPRSQVHQSFEKQ from the exons ATGACGGAAAAATTTGACTTGAGGACAGCATCCTCTTTATTGCCAGCTATTACTAATGAAGAAGAGTCCGTATTGCAATTAATTGATGCCATAGAGTTATATACCGATATGCTCGATGATCAAGGTAAAAAGTCTCTGATCAATTATGTGctaaaaatcaaattgactGCAAATGCTAAATTGAGGTTACGGAAAGAGTATCAGAAAGTTGAAGATTTGGTAATAGATATGAAAAAAACCCTCATAACAAAAAAGTCACCAACAGCTTTATCAACTCAACTCCACAATCTGAAACAAGAGAATAAGACAATAGAAGATTTTGCTAAACTAGTTGAACAGTTGTCTCTCGATTTAACGATCGCTCAAGCAGATAATGCACC GCGGTCGCAAGTTCACCAATCAttcgaaaaacaataa